The following are encoded in a window of Passer domesticus isolate bPasDom1 chromosome 30, bPasDom1.hap1, whole genome shotgun sequence genomic DNA:
- the LOC135287552 gene encoding TOG array regulator of axonemal microtubules protein 2-like gives MAGCLARAAAPMADPLLAVTSQTATGAQRREEPLRGHGQKDRASPDPQHSLLEALSLLGSDDWELKEKGLYNIKYLAGSHSEVLLCRLHDVCLAVTSEVANLRSKVSYSAIVTLGELFATLKKNMDSEVDEVARVLLQMVSNSPEFVQKAASQTLGIMVENVTPARAMTALMDMGVKSCHAQVRKCGAELLLSLMERIGVTKLAGTARAERLAHVAGKLAQDCHKDTR, from the exons atggcggggtgccttgcccgggccgcagcgcccatggccgaccctctccttgcagtgaccTCGCAGACGGCCACTGGTGCCCAGCGCCGAGAGGAGCCGCTCCGTGGGCAtgggcagaaggacagagcctctCCAGACCCACAGCACTCCTTGCTGGAGGCACTCTCCTTGCTCGGCAGCGATGACTG ggagctgaaggagaagggactCTACAACATCAAATACCTGGCTGGGTCCCATTCAGAGGTCCTGCTGTGTAGACTTCATGACGTTTGCTTGGCAGTTACCAGCGAG GTGGCCAACCTCCGTTCCAAGGTGTCCTACTCTGCAAttgtcactctgggagagctcTTTGCGACCTTGAAGAAGAACATGGACTCTGAGGTGGATGAGGTTGCTCGGGTCCTTCTGCAGATGGTGTCCAACTCCCCAGAATTTGTTCAGAAAGCAGCCAGTCAGACCCTGGGGATCATGGTGGAAAATGTGACTCCTGCACGAGCAATGACTGCTCTCATGGACATGGGAGTCAA gagctgccacgCCCAGGTGCGGAAGTGTGGGGCCgagctcctcctgtccctgatggAGAGAATTGGAGTCACaaagctggcaggcacagccagggctgagaggctggcacacGTGGCAGGGAAGCTTGCTCAGGACTGTCACAAGGACACAAGGTAA